A window of Formosa sp. Hel1_31_208 contains these coding sequences:
- a CDS encoding LacI family DNA-binding transcriptional regulator has translation MITLKHLAEQLNVSVSTVSKALNNSDEISKETIERVKTLADFLNYKPNKLAVSLKKSKTNTIGVIIPNILNHFFAKALYAIEMEASKQGYNIITCLSNELESKEANSLQLLSNGSVDGFIISIAEETQVKNNLDHLNALIRQNIPFVLFDRVSEDIDCDKVVIDDFGAAYEATCHLLSEGRQHIVLIGDIEDLSVGKLRTNGYLQALKDSKGYKNEPKVLTINKHNRVEDVVSDLFVKNPSVDGIISIDNTSGVVALNKALQLNYKVPQALSIIGFSDENVLQFTEPKLSTVSQHTLDIGKTSVNLLIDRLNNKTESNTTTKTIKTKLILRGTTK, from the coding sequence ATGATCACATTAAAACATTTAGCGGAACAGTTAAACGTCTCAGTATCGACGGTTTCAAAAGCACTGAATAATAGTGATGAAATTAGTAAAGAAACTATTGAACGCGTAAAAACCCTAGCAGACTTTCTAAATTATAAGCCTAATAAATTAGCGGTAAGCCTTAAAAAAAGCAAGACCAACACTATCGGTGTTATTATTCCAAACATTTTGAATCACTTTTTCGCGAAAGCGCTCTATGCTATCGAAATGGAAGCCTCAAAACAAGGTTATAATATTATTACCTGTCTTTCTAATGAATTAGAATCTAAAGAAGCAAATAGTCTTCAGCTACTTTCAAATGGAAGTGTAGACGGGTTTATCATATCTATTGCGGAAGAAACACAAGTTAAAAACAATCTTGACCATTTAAACGCGTTAATTCGCCAAAATATACCATTTGTATTATTTGATAGGGTTTCTGAGGACATTGATTGTGATAAAGTAGTCATTGATGACTTTGGTGCAGCCTATGAAGCAACGTGTCATCTGCTTTCCGAAGGCAGACAGCATATTGTCCTAATTGGCGATATTGAAGACTTAAGTGTTGGTAAACTAAGAACCAATGGCTATTTACAAGCTTTGAAAGATTCTAAGGGTTATAAAAATGAGCCCAAAGTTTTAACCATAAATAAACACAATAGGGTTGAAGATGTTGTTTCAGATTTATTTGTAAAAAACCCTAGCGTTGACGGAATTATTTCTATTGACAATACATCAGGTGTGGTTGCTTTAAACAAGGCACTACAACTTAATTACAAAGTGCCACAGGCGTTATCAATAATTGGGTTTTCAGATGAAAATGTACTCCAATTCACGGAGCCTAAACTGTCTACAGTTTCACAGCACACTTTAGACATTGGTAAAACTTCTGTAAATCTGCTTATAGATCGTCTAAATAATAAAACAGAGAGCAACACCACAACCAAAACCATCAAAACAAAATTAATTTTAAGAGGAACTACAAAATAA
- a CDS encoding PQQ-dependent sugar dehydrogenase, which produces MRRYQFMFNSKFILIIGAFLCVIFNGFAQLPAGYSATEVQSGYNTIMGVVFNQAGTKMFVWEKRGHVYVSNWNGSTYVKQATPVLDISDEVGDWRDFGFASFCLDPNFDTNGLVYMYYMVDREHLMDFGTPDYDPNDNDYYEASISRLTRYELNIGSSPLTANYQSRMVLLGDSPSTGVPLTHESHAGGTVLFANDGTLLVSTGDNASYSSLDTGSASETYFQQAINDGILRPEENVGAFRSQMPTSLCGKVLRLDPTTGYGVPSNPFFEASNSSSVKSKVWAMGLRHPFRMSIQPGSGSNNPNDGNPGIIHVADVGWGTWEDLHIFDKGGLNGGWPLYEGQTIHDQYFNSGTTNPDEGNVLFADNCPQPNSFTDNTDSALRRFVHDRPEVAWRHGGQNEARVPAFLFGVPVAPRVGGFGSPTTGVEFRGNTAIAGVYIQGNALGHNMAGKYLFTDYVRNWINVATLTDGTENWISHISELAPIGFGSGIVHMMQNPLDGFVYYVNIFDGTLFKISFDDTLDISEVNSPQDILIFPNPTNGTITIKGLAEHGILEIFNVSGQKVFNSDVRDSQQITLDLNSGFYMVKISDGKREHIRKLIIK; this is translated from the coding sequence ATGAGGCGTTATCAATTTATGTTTAATTCAAAATTTATCCTAATAATAGGCGCGTTCTTGTGTGTCATTTTTAACGGTTTTGCCCAATTACCAGCTGGATATTCTGCAACCGAAGTACAGTCGGGATATAATACAATTATGGGTGTCGTTTTTAATCAGGCTGGAACCAAAATGTTCGTCTGGGAAAAACGCGGACATGTTTATGTGTCTAATTGGAATGGTTCAACTTATGTCAAGCAAGCAACACCTGTATTGGATATATCTGATGAAGTTGGTGATTGGAGAGACTTTGGATTTGCCAGTTTTTGCTTAGATCCAAATTTTGACACGAATGGACTGGTCTATATGTATTATATGGTAGATCGTGAACATTTAATGGACTTCGGAACACCAGATTATGATCCAAACGATAACGATTATTATGAAGCCTCTATTAGCCGATTAACCCGCTATGAGCTAAATATTGGCAGTTCACCCTTAACAGCAAATTATCAATCACGTATGGTCTTATTGGGTGATTCGCCATCAACAGGTGTTCCATTAACCCATGAATCCCATGCAGGAGGAACTGTTCTATTTGCAAATGATGGTACTTTATTAGTTTCTACTGGAGATAATGCTAGTTATAGCTCTTTGGATACGGGAAGTGCCAGTGAAACCTATTTCCAACAAGCCATAAATGATGGCATACTAAGACCTGAAGAAAACGTTGGAGCTTTCAGAAGTCAAATGCCCACGTCCTTATGTGGAAAAGTATTACGTCTAGACCCTACAACAGGCTATGGCGTGCCATCTAATCCGTTTTTTGAGGCTAGTAACTCAAGCTCAGTGAAGTCTAAAGTTTGGGCTATGGGATTAAGACATCCTTTTCGAATGTCTATTCAACCCGGAAGTGGAAGTAATAATCCTAACGATGGAAACCCAGGTATAATTCATGTCGCCGATGTTGGATGGGGAACATGGGAAGACCTTCATATTTTTGATAAAGGCGGCTTGAACGGTGGATGGCCTTTGTATGAAGGGCAAACGATACATGATCAATACTTTAATAGTGGTACAACAAACCCTGATGAAGGAAACGTGCTCTTTGCTGATAATTGTCCGCAACCAAATTCATTTACCGACAATACAGATTCAGCACTTAGACGATTTGTACATGATAGACCAGAGGTAGCGTGGAGACATGGCGGACAAAATGAAGCACGCGTACCAGCCTTTCTTTTTGGGGTGCCTGTGGCACCTCGAGTAGGTGGATTTGGTTCACCAACAACGGGTGTAGAGTTTAGAGGTAATACAGCAATTGCAGGGGTTTATATTCAGGGTAATGCTTTAGGTCACAATATGGCTGGTAAATATCTATTTACAGATTATGTTCGTAATTGGATTAATGTAGCAACTCTAACCGATGGGACTGAGAATTGGATTAGTCATATCTCAGAATTGGCACCTATAGGATTTGGTTCAGGAATTGTTCATATGATGCAAAACCCTTTGGACGGATTTGTATACTACGTCAATATTTTTGATGGTACATTATTTAAAATTTCATTTGATGATACACTTGATATTTCCGAAGTTAATTCACCACAGGATATCCTTATATTTCCAAACCCTACAAATGGTACCATAACAATAAAAGGGCTTGCTGAACACGGAATATTAGAAATATTCAATGTCAGTGGTCAGAAGGTTTTTAATAGTGATGTCCGAGACTCGCAACAGATCACCTTAGATCTAAACTCTGGTTTTTATATGGTTAAAATTTCTGACGGTAAGCGAGAACATATTAGAAAATTGATCATCAAATAG
- a CDS encoding Crp/Fnr family transcriptional regulator, with protein MIEELKANYGYLFEEELLQEINNVGTYKDVPEGYTLIEIGDYIKSMPLLVSGAIKILREDTHGDELILYFIERGDTCAMTLSCCLGQSKSEIRAVAETDTKLIMIPVQKMEEWLGKYKSWQRFILQSYHDRMSELLQAIDTIAFLKLDDRLFKYLKDKAMVNHDEVIHVTHQEIAQDLHTSRVVISRLLKKLALSGKIELHRNNIKVIEL; from the coding sequence ATGATCGAAGAATTAAAAGCAAACTACGGTTATTTATTTGAAGAGGAATTACTTCAGGAAATCAATAACGTTGGTACCTATAAAGATGTACCTGAAGGCTATACGCTTATTGAAATTGGAGACTATATAAAGTCTATGCCGCTTTTAGTAAGTGGAGCTATTAAAATTCTTCGAGAAGACACTCATGGTGATGAGTTGATTTTATATTTTATCGAACGAGGAGATACCTGTGCAATGACGCTATCTTGTTGCCTCGGACAATCAAAAAGTGAAATTAGAGCTGTGGCAGAGACAGACACAAAACTCATAATGATACCTGTTCAAAAAATGGAAGAATGGTTGGGTAAATATAAAAGTTGGCAACGATTTATTCTACAAAGCTATCATGATCGAATGTCAGAATTACTGCAAGCTATCGATACTATTGCGTTTTTGAAACTGGATGATCGCTTATTTAAATACTTGAAAGATAAGGCCATGGTTAATCATGATGAAGTAATTCATGTGACTCATCAGGAAATTGCGCAAGACCTTCATACCTCTAGAGTTGTGATTTCGAGGTTGTTAAAGAAATTGGCACTCAGTGGTAAAATAGAACTTCACAGAAATAACATTAAAGTTATAGAGCTATAA
- a CDS encoding sulfite exporter TauE/SafE family protein encodes MDIQQLLGYLGALLIGIVLGLIGGGGSILTVPILVYLMFINPVTATAYSLFVVGVSALVGAIRNMQKGLVDFRTAIVFAIPAFIAVYITRRYLVPAIPEELFTVGDFVITKNIGIMLFFALIMLIASVSMIKSKRGDSEEDSIIIYNYPLIIIEGFVVGVLTGIVGAGGGFLIIPALVLLAKLPMKKAVATSLLIIAIKSLIGFIGDVENLDIEWAFLLTFSGVSIIGIFLGIYLSKFIEGKKLKKGFGWFVLAMGFYIIYKELKG; translated from the coding sequence ATGGACATTCAACAGTTGCTTGGTTATTTAGGAGCACTTCTCATAGGTATCGTATTAGGTCTTATTGGAGGTGGAGGGTCAATTCTAACAGTGCCAATATTAGTCTACCTAATGTTTATAAATCCTGTAACAGCGACGGCCTATTCTTTGTTTGTGGTTGGTGTTTCGGCTTTGGTTGGCGCAATTAGAAACATGCAAAAAGGTTTGGTGGATTTTAGAACGGCTATCGTTTTTGCTATCCCAGCATTTATAGCGGTTTACATAACTCGAAGATATTTGGTCCCTGCAATTCCTGAGGAGCTTTTTACTGTAGGTGATTTCGTGATTACCAAAAATATTGGTATTATGTTATTTTTTGCACTAATCATGTTAATAGCCTCTGTTTCAATGATTAAAAGTAAACGAGGGGATTCAGAAGAAGATTCGATAATCATTTATAATTATCCTTTAATAATTATTGAAGGGTTTGTTGTAGGTGTTTTAACTGGTATAGTGGGTGCAGGAGGAGGATTTCTAATTATTCCTGCATTAGTATTATTAGCAAAACTACCCATGAAAAAAGCGGTAGCGACTTCACTTCTTATTATTGCTATTAAATCGTTAATAGGCTTTATTGGCGATGTTGAAAACCTCGATATAGAATGGGCTTTTTTATTAACGTTCTCTGGGGTTTCTATAATTGGAATCTTTTTGGGGATTTACCTCTCAAAATTTATTGAAGGTAAAAAACTTAAAAAAGGTTTCGGTTGGTTTGTGCTTGCTATGGGTTTCTACATTATTTATAAAGAGCTAAAAGGCTGA
- a CDS encoding rhodanese-like domain-containing protein — MKVEQIYTGCLAHAAYYIESKGEVAIIDPLREVDPYIKRAKLDDAKIKYIFETHFHADFVSGHLDLKAKTGAQIVFGPTAKPGYDAIVAEDGQIFKIGDYKIKVIHTPGHTMESTTYLLIDENGKEHGIVTGDTLFIGDVGRPDLAQKIVSELTQEKLAALLYDSLRNKIMPLSDDLIIYPNHGAGSACGKNMSKETTDTLGNQKRVNYALRADMTKEEFIEELIDGLTEPPGYFPQNVMMNIKGYESFDKVMAKSHKPLNAKSFEAAANETEAIILDVRHQSEFVKGHIPRSIFIGIEGDFAPWVGAMIADVSQLILLVSPVGKEQEVITRLSRVGFDNVIGYLDGGFDAWKHSGMEYDTVTSIAAEEFANRYSTIKEKVFDVRREGEYKAEHIEGAKHTPLNYLNNYLSEFPGNNTFYVHCAGGYRSVIAASILKSRGIHNLIEVAGGYDEIKKTEVPRTAYVCPSTLK; from the coding sequence ATGAAAGTAGAACAAATATATACTGGATGTTTAGCTCACGCTGCTTATTATATTGAAAGTAAAGGCGAGGTTGCAATTATAGATCCGTTGCGCGAAGTAGACCCTTATATAAAGAGAGCTAAACTTGATGACGCAAAAATCAAATACATTTTTGAAACACATTTCCATGCCGATTTCGTTTCTGGGCATTTAGATTTGAAAGCTAAAACTGGTGCTCAAATTGTCTTTGGTCCAACAGCAAAACCAGGCTATGATGCCATTGTAGCTGAAGACGGTCAGATTTTTAAAATAGGAGATTACAAAATCAAGGTCATTCATACCCCTGGGCATACTATGGAAAGCACAACCTATTTACTCATTGACGAAAACGGAAAAGAGCATGGTATTGTGACCGGTGATACGCTATTTATTGGAGATGTAGGTCGTCCAGATTTAGCTCAAAAAATTGTGTCAGAACTAACACAAGAAAAGTTAGCAGCATTATTATATGATTCTTTGAGAAACAAAATAATGCCCTTAAGTGATGATCTTATTATTTATCCCAATCATGGTGCTGGTTCGGCTTGTGGTAAAAACATGAGTAAGGAAACTACAGATACTTTAGGGAATCAAAAGCGAGTGAATTATGCATTGCGCGCCGATATGACTAAAGAAGAATTCATTGAGGAACTAATCGATGGTTTAACCGAACCACCTGGTTATTTTCCTCAAAATGTTATGATGAATATCAAAGGCTATGAAAGTTTTGATAAAGTCATGGCGAAATCTCATAAACCGTTAAACGCAAAATCATTTGAAGCGGCTGCGAATGAAACTGAAGCCATCATATTAGATGTGCGTCATCAATCGGAGTTCGTAAAAGGTCATATCCCTAGATCGATTTTTATTGGTATCGAAGGCGATTTTGCACCTTGGGTGGGAGCCATGATAGCCGACGTAAGCCAGCTCATTTTATTAGTCTCTCCAGTAGGTAAGGAGCAGGAGGTAATTACACGATTGTCACGTGTTGGATTCGATAATGTAATTGGATATCTAGATGGTGGTTTTGACGCTTGGAAACATTCAGGAATGGAATACGATACCGTGACGTCTATTGCTGCAGAAGAGTTTGCAAATAGGTATTCTACTATTAAAGAAAAGGTATTTGATGTGAGACGAGAAGGAGAGTATAAAGCCGAGCATATTGAGGGCGCAAAGCACACACCTTTAAATTATCTCAATAATTACCTCAGCGAGTTTCCAGGTAATAATACATTTTATGTGCATTGTGCAGGTGGGTATCGTTCGGTAATAGCTGCGTCCATTTTAAAAAGCAGAGGCATACATAATTTGATTGAGGTTGCCGGTGGTTATGATGAAATAAAGAAAACAGAAGTTCCAAGGACGGCATACGTATGTCCTTCAACTTTAAAGTAA
- a CDS encoding rhodanese-like domain-containing protein, which produces MSILSSIFGKKTSQNDALIVLKPNDFRQQIEEKKVQLIDVRTPKEYMSGHIKGAKNIDFFSSKFTIEFNKLNQELPVYVYCRSGVRSRQAGKKLTKMGFIKIYDLKGGILNY; this is translated from the coding sequence ATGTCAATATTATCTTCAATTTTTGGAAAAAAAACATCTCAAAATGATGCTTTAATAGTTCTTAAACCCAATGATTTCAGGCAACAAATAGAAGAGAAAAAAGTGCAACTCATCGATGTAAGAACGCCTAAAGAATATATGTCTGGTCATATTAAAGGGGCCAAAAATATTGATTTTTTCTCAAGCAAATTTACTATTGAGTTCAATAAGCTCAATCAAGAATTGCCAGTATATGTATATTGTAGAAGTGGTGTTCGAAGCAGGCAAGCTGGTAAAAAATTAACCAAAATGGGTTTTATAAAGATCTATGATTTAAAAGGAGGAATCTTAAATTATTAA
- a CDS encoding DUF3365 domain-containing protein, which yields MKNFILGLMTITLVFSCNQTNKNTSYSAVDTMNNESTHPGKKLMETHCYVCHSPSASHDDRIAPPMIAVKKHYLKDGMSKEEFINDMQFWINNPTEDNVKMFGAVRRFGLMPKQVFPEETIKHISDYIYDNDIEQPGWFKEHFKSEKGKHNGKGQGHGKAERMRKKQVQNDVNSITNEERGLHYALTTKAVLGKNLMRTLQLKGTSAALEFCNTRAYPLTDSMALVHNASIKRVTDKPRNPNNLASSSELSHIKRFKKQLNANLEIEPIVTETNEKVHVYYPIITNEMCLQCHGTPNQGIKKETLNKLVQLYPNDKATGYTINELRGIWSITFDK from the coding sequence ATGAAAAATTTCATACTTGGTCTAATGACCATCACATTAGTTTTTAGTTGTAATCAAACAAATAAAAACACGTCCTATAGTGCTGTAGACACGATGAATAATGAAAGTACACATCCAGGAAAAAAATTAATGGAAACACATTGTTATGTTTGCCATAGTCCCTCTGCTAGCCATGACGATAGAATTGCACCGCCAATGATTGCAGTCAAAAAACATTACCTAAAAGATGGGATGAGCAAAGAGGAATTTATAAATGACATGCAGTTCTGGATCAACAATCCTACAGAAGACAATGTAAAAATGTTTGGAGCCGTGAGACGTTTTGGGTTAATGCCTAAGCAAGTATTTCCTGAGGAGACCATTAAGCACATTTCAGATTATATATATGATAATGACATAGAGCAACCAGGATGGTTTAAAGAACATTTTAAATCCGAAAAAGGCAAACACAATGGCAAAGGGCAAGGTCATGGCAAGGCAGAGCGAATGCGCAAAAAACAGGTGCAAAATGACGTTAACAGTATCACAAATGAAGAGAGAGGTTTACATTATGCTTTGACGACCAAGGCTGTTTTAGGTAAGAACCTAATGAGAACACTTCAACTGAAAGGCACCTCTGCTGCCTTAGAATTTTGCAATACAAGAGCTTATCCTTTAACCGATAGTATGGCCTTAGTTCATAATGCGTCTATAAAACGTGTTACAGACAAACCAAGAAATCCAAACAATCTTGCGAGTTCATCTGAACTTAGCCACATTAAACGTTTTAAAAAACAGCTAAATGCTAATTTAGAAATTGAACCTATCGTTACCGAAACAAATGAAAAAGTTCACGTATATTATCCCATCATTACAAATGAAATGTGCTTGCAATGTCATGGTACTCCAAATCAAGGCATAAAAAAAGAAACATTAAATAAACTCGTACAATTATATCCAAACGATAAAGCGACAGGATATACAATCAATGAATTACGAGGTATATGGAGTATTACTTTTGATAAATAA
- the trxA gene encoding thioredoxin, producing MSKFSELINQQKPVLIDFFAEWCGPCKMMSPILKDVKDTLGDDVSIIKIDVDKNQSLASKYQVRGVPTLLLFKNGKQIWRQSGMVQKDDLIQVITSN from the coding sequence ATGAGCAAATTTTCAGAATTAATAAATCAACAGAAGCCTGTTTTAATCGACTTTTTTGCAGAGTGGTGTGGTCCATGTAAAATGATGAGTCCAATTTTAAAGGATGTCAAAGACACACTAGGAGATGACGTATCTATTATCAAAATTGATGTTGATAAAAATCAATCATTAGCTTCTAAATATCAAGTGAGAGGTGTACCTACCTTATTGTTATTTAAAAACGGCAAACAAATTTGGAGACAATCAGGAATGGTTCAAAAAGACGATTTAATTCAGGTCATAACCAGCAATTAA
- a CDS encoding methyltransferase domain-containing protein codes for MDLNADFWDQRYQDETTGWDLGEVSPPIKAYIDQIDDKAISILIPGGGNAYEAEYLFRKGFHNVFVIDLSETALRNIKSRIPDFPAEQLLNGNFFELDRTFDLILEQTFFCAIHPDLRNDYVTKMNRLLAVKGKLAGVLFNVPLYTDRPPFGGSKSEYIKRFKRFFNILLMEKAHNSHESRIGRELFFILEKKSN; via the coding sequence ATGGATTTAAATGCAGATTTTTGGGATCAACGTTATCAAGATGAGACCACTGGTTGGGACTTAGGAGAAGTGTCTCCTCCAATTAAAGCGTATATTGATCAGATAGATGATAAGGCCATTTCTATTTTGATTCCAGGTGGAGGAAATGCGTATGAGGCAGAATATTTATTTCGAAAAGGTTTTCATAATGTTTTTGTGATTGACCTTTCGGAAACAGCACTGAGAAATATTAAATCTAGAATCCCTGATTTTCCTGCGGAACAACTATTAAACGGGAATTTTTTTGAATTAGATAGAACCTTCGATTTGATATTGGAACAAACCTTTTTTTGTGCGATTCACCCAGATCTAAGAAACGACTACGTCACCAAAATGAATAGATTACTTGCAGTAAAAGGAAAGTTAGCTGGAGTACTATTTAATGTACCACTTTATACCGATCGTCCTCCGTTTGGGGGTTCTAAATCAGAATATATAAAGCGTTTTAAGCGATTTTTTAATATCTTGTTAATGGAAAAGGCTCATAATTCACATGAGTCTAGAATAGGTAGGGAGTTGTTTTTTATTCTAGAAAAGAAGTCTAATTAA
- a CDS encoding DUF2892 domain-containing protein, whose translation MKANMGNADRIIRILIAVVVGVLYWQGSIEGTLAYILIGLSIVFILTSLVNFCPLYALFGIKTCKTK comes from the coding sequence ATGAAAGCAAATATGGGAAATGCAGATCGTATCATCAGGATACTAATAGCGGTAGTTGTAGGAGTGTTGTATTGGCAAGGTAGTATTGAAGGTACATTGGCATATATACTTATTGGGTTGTCAATAGTTTTTATACTTACAAGCCTCGTAAATTTTTGTCCGTTATATGCATTGTTTGGTATCAAAACATGCAAAACAAAATAA
- a CDS encoding DUF4405 domain-containing protein, whose product MEKSGKVIRKSILNFGINASMTLCMSAIIGIGFLIKYTLISGQDRWEVYGRNVELYLLGMDRHQWGMLHLILGFILLALLIAHIILHWKVITNVYRKIITVPLAKKIVALVFILICASMVIVPFFIQPEIETNKKEMGRKVTLVTDLSD is encoded by the coding sequence ATGGAAAAGTCTGGAAAAGTAATACGAAAATCTATTTTAAATTTTGGCATAAATGCAAGTATGACATTGTGTATGTCGGCGATTATTGGTATCGGATTTCTTATCAAATATACTTTGATTTCAGGACAAGATCGCTGGGAAGTTTATGGTCGTAATGTAGAACTCTATTTGCTTGGAATGGATAGGCATCAATGGGGAATGCTCCACCTTATTTTGGGATTTATATTGTTAGCTTTATTAATAGCTCATATCATTCTTCACTGGAAAGTTATTACTAATGTGTATCGGAAAATTATCACGGTGCCACTAGCAAAAAAAATAGTGGCTTTAGTTTTCATTTTGATATGTGCATCAATGGTTATCGTACCATTTTTTATTCAACCAGAAATCGAAACTAATAAAAAGGAAATGGGAAGAAAGGTAACACTTGTTACAGACCTTAGTGATTAG
- a CDS encoding TolC family protein, with protein MKHIIFTYIILVGSLASRAMAQEVVPITKLEVIAKVMTNNTAIKISEETYNVAKADYRQTNAIFLPSITASHTGIATTNPLMAFGSKLNQELLTPNDFNPALLNDPSQIQNFATKIEVQQPLINIDGVYQRKAARSKMEAMSFQNKRTTEYLEFEAEKAYMQLQLAHKGVDVIEKALQVAFENKRLANNQYEQGYIQRSDVLNVEVRVTEIQNQLQTAESNVLNASNYLSYLMNEDDSKVYIPVDTLATNVLNTFATNVPESRSDIMAMQLVSKAYEAVNKSDRMAFLPRLNAFGSYELYDNEVFQANANGYLFGAQLSWDIFQGSKRFGKAQKSKAEYEKSKLEYQQYVSKSNLELNKAKRMFVDAQNKLILTTLAMQQSAEALRIRTNRFKEGLEKTTDLLLVETQYAQKQLEYYQTIFEYNFAQAYVTFLTEE; from the coding sequence ATGAAACATATCATTTTTACCTATATTATTTTAGTCGGTTCTTTAGCTTCTCGAGCAATGGCTCAAGAGGTAGTGCCAATAACAAAATTGGAAGTCATTGCAAAGGTTATGACCAACAACACTGCGATAAAAATTTCCGAAGAAACCTATAATGTAGCTAAGGCAGATTATAGGCAGACAAATGCGATATTCTTACCGAGTATCACTGCGAGTCATACAGGTATTGCAACTACAAATCCTTTAATGGCTTTTGGTTCTAAACTCAATCAAGAATTATTAACACCAAATGATTTTAATCCGGCATTACTTAATGATCCATCTCAAATTCAAAATTTTGCTACCAAAATTGAAGTTCAACAACCATTAATCAATATAGATGGTGTTTATCAGCGCAAAGCAGCCAGATCAAAAATGGAAGCTATGTCGTTTCAGAATAAACGAACCACAGAATACCTAGAGTTTGAAGCTGAAAAGGCTTATATGCAATTGCAGTTGGCTCATAAAGGCGTTGACGTTATAGAAAAAGCACTTCAAGTAGCTTTTGAAAACAAACGACTCGCTAATAATCAATATGAACAAGGTTATATCCAGCGATCTGATGTATTAAATGTTGAAGTTCGAGTCACCGAAATTCAAAATCAGCTGCAAACAGCTGAAAGCAATGTCCTAAATGCTTCAAACTACCTTTCATATTTAATGAATGAGGATGACTCTAAAGTCTATATCCCTGTGGATACTTTAGCGACCAATGTTCTAAATACGTTTGCTACAAATGTTCCTGAGAGCCGTTCTGATATTATGGCAATGCAATTAGTGTCAAAGGCTTATGAGGCTGTCAATAAATCGGATAGAATGGCATTTTTACCTCGATTAAATGCCTTTGGTAGTTATGAATTATATGACAATGAGGTATTTCAAGCGAATGCAAATGGTTACTTATTTGGCGCTCAGCTCAGCTGGGATATATTTCAGGGATCAAAACGTTTTGGGAAAGCGCAAAAGAGTAAAGCAGAATATGAAAAATCTAAACTAGAGTACCAACAATATGTCTCCAAGAGTAATCTGGAACTGAATAAAGCAAAACGTATGTTTGTAGACGCACAAAATAAACTCATACTAACCACTTTAGCTATGCAGCAATCTGCAGAAGCGTTGCGCATAAGAACCAATAGATTTAAAGAAGGTTTAGAAAAAACGACAGATTTACTCCTAGTTGAAACCCAATATGCACAAAAACAACTAGAGTATTACCAAACCATTTTTGAGTACAATTTTGCTCAGGCATATGTAACCTTTTTAACCGAAGAATAA